One genomic segment of Paenibacillus sp. FSL H8-0332 includes these proteins:
- a CDS encoding molybdopterin-dependent oxidoreductase codes for MKKILTGIRKGYGKKLVSIHLWNAWLVLILAVSGLMLVGGFWRELLGEGRVWLKWGHIGFGLTLLIPVVYYLLLAAKHWKRLKGKTAQKANVLFVLTLLIGWLISGVVLWQFRLAGPRAANTALFIHDLLTWAGLPVIIYHSITRVKWLKEPKKRTIMAEAVPLEETSSPAGQARPVAPSEAQPMYSRRGFIKVAVGAGLAVTLGPTFVRWIGKSLQFPGTADYAATNANALIPDPIPLAESAPPIGGGAEGSFRVYTVTAIPAFDNSNWSFTIDGLVDKKLSWNWEEFVKLQREVQVSDFHCVTGWSVYKNTWEGLPLSKLLDMAGVQPGAVMVKFYSGDGVYTDSLTLDQARMDDIMVAVMHDGKPIPNQLGGPVRLVTPQMYAYKSVKWLNRIELINEDYVGYWEQRGYDKDAWLPGAKRV; via the coding sequence GTGAAAAAAATATTGACCGGCATCCGCAAAGGATACGGCAAGAAGCTCGTCTCGATTCACTTGTGGAATGCCTGGCTGGTCTTAATCCTTGCCGTTAGCGGTCTGATGCTGGTGGGCGGCTTCTGGAGAGAACTGCTGGGTGAGGGGAGAGTGTGGCTAAAATGGGGCCATATCGGGTTCGGTCTGACGCTGTTGATCCCTGTGGTCTATTATCTGCTCCTGGCGGCCAAGCACTGGAAGCGGCTGAAGGGTAAAACTGCGCAAAAAGCCAATGTCCTCTTTGTGCTTACGCTTTTGATCGGCTGGCTGATCTCAGGGGTTGTACTCTGGCAGTTCAGACTCGCCGGGCCGAGAGCAGCGAATACTGCGTTATTCATTCATGATCTGCTAACCTGGGCCGGCCTGCCAGTAATCATCTATCACTCCATTACCCGGGTGAAGTGGCTGAAGGAGCCCAAGAAGCGCACGATTATGGCAGAAGCTGTACCTCTAGAAGAGACCTCATCTCCCGCAGGACAGGCGCGGCCTGTGGCTCCATCTGAAGCCCAGCCTATGTATTCACGCCGTGGGTTCATCAAAGTTGCGGTAGGCGCAGGGCTTGCTGTCACGCTCGGTCCCACTTTTGTCCGCTGGATCGGTAAATCCCTGCAGTTCCCGGGTACAGCCGACTATGCGGCAACCAATGCCAATGCATTGATTCCTGACCCTATTCCGCTGGCAGAATCGGCACCTCCTATCGGCGGGGGAGCCGAGGGCAGCTTTCGCGTATATACGGTCACGGCCATTCCTGCGTTCGACAACTCCAACTGGTCTTTTACCATTGATGGCCTGGTGGATAAGAAGCTGAGCTGGAACTGGGAAGAGTTCGTCAAGCTGCAGCGCGAGGTGCAGGTCAGTGATTTTCACTGCGTGACAGGCTGGTCTGTGTACAAAAATACATGGGAGGGCCTCCCCCTCTCCAAGCTGCTCGATATGGCCGGTGTGCAGCCCGGGGCCGTCATGGTCAAGTTCTACTCGGGAGACGGTGTCTATACGGACTCACTCACCCTGGATCAGGCGAGGATGGACGATATCATGGTGGCTGTGATGCACGATGGCAAACCTATCCCCAATCAGCTCGGCGGGCCGGTTCGTCTCGTTACTCCGCAAATGTATGCCTATAAATCAGTCAAATGGCTGAACCGGATTGAGTTAATCAATGAAGATTATGTCGGGTACTGGGAACAGCGGGGGTACGATAAAGATGCCTGGCTGCCGGGTGCGAAACGGGTATAA
- a CDS encoding FtsX-like permease family protein: MSLFRLTLRNVLHRRFLSLLTVCAVAITVAFIVLLVLSRQSVEQGAKKGYGPFDLVIGAAGSETQLVLNTFYHIGAPTGNIPLAVLDQARQDPSVEAAFAMTTGDNYKGYPIVGIDSGYFFTRYGGSKLQEGKMYADTGDTIVGSYVARSLGLKVGDTFAGAHGLVQGEDHESAEAEHEENHGTEEAAGHVEDEEHEEEHGEEHAHESFQYTVAGILPELDTPDDRAVFTTVDYAWAVHGLAPEEREITAVLVKPASLLGAHDLKQAFDGSNGVQAAYTSKAVSDVLNAVDQGSRLLGMLTAICVLLAGIAILLSLVAAASERTKDVGILRLLGKSRAYVWLTLTAEGLLVTTTGLIAGLVIGHLGAYLLKDMLFSQAGIQIEPYHWTPEHWLIVLGALAIGLLSSLGPAFRMYRMHPLALFKS; encoded by the coding sequence ATGAGCCTGTTCCGGCTTACGCTACGCAATGTGCTGCACCGGCGGTTCCTGTCCTTGCTCACCGTGTGTGCGGTGGCGATTACGGTGGCTTTTATCGTACTGCTTGTCCTGTCCCGGCAGAGTGTTGAGCAGGGGGCCAAGAAGGGTTATGGACCCTTTGATCTTGTCATAGGAGCTGCGGGCAGTGAGACACAACTGGTGCTCAATACCTTTTATCATATTGGCGCACCAACCGGGAATATCCCGCTCGCTGTTCTGGATCAGGCACGGCAGGACCCGTCTGTGGAAGCCGCCTTTGCGATGACCACAGGTGATAACTACAAGGGCTATCCCATTGTCGGGATAGATTCCGGTTATTTCTTCACCCGCTACGGCGGCAGCAAGCTGCAGGAAGGCAAGATGTATGCCGATACCGGTGATACGATTGTAGGCTCATATGTCGCCCGGTCGCTGGGACTGAAGGTAGGCGATACCTTTGCAGGGGCGCATGGACTTGTGCAGGGAGAAGACCACGAATCCGCAGAAGCTGAACATGAGGAGAATCATGGGACTGAGGAAGCAGCCGGACATGTGGAGGACGAAGAGCATGAAGAAGAACATGGCGAGGAGCATGCGCACGAGAGCTTCCAATACACCGTAGCAGGCATTCTTCCTGAACTCGATACTCCCGATGACCGTGCGGTCTTTACAACGGTAGACTATGCCTGGGCTGTACACGGGCTGGCGCCTGAGGAGCGTGAGATTACAGCGGTGCTGGTTAAGCCGGCCAGTCTGCTGGGGGCCCATGATTTGAAGCAGGCGTTCGATGGCAGTAATGGTGTTCAGGCGGCGTATACCAGCAAGGCTGTGTCCGATGTGTTGAATGCAGTGGATCAGGGCTCCCGGCTGCTGGGGATGCTGACGGCCATTTGTGTGCTGCTCGCCGGTATTGCGATTCTATTATCGCTCGTTGCAGCAGCCTCGGAGCGGACCAAGGATGTGGGAATACTGCGTCTTCTCGGAAAATCACGGGCCTACGTATGGCTGACCTTAACGGCAGAAGGCCTGCTGGTAACAACAACTGGGCTCATCGCAGGGCTTGTGATCGGTCATCTCGGAGCTTATCTGCTCAAGGACATGCTGTTCTCGCAGGCGGGCATTCAAATCGAGCCCTACCACTGGACACCGGAGCATTGGCTTATTGTGCTTGGGGCGCTGGCTATAGGTCTGTTGTCCTCGCTAGGACCGGCCTTCCGGATGTACCGGATGCACCCGCTGGCCTTGTTCAAATCATAG
- a CDS encoding response regulator transcription factor, whose translation MNQETILLVDDEVEIVELLDIYFRNEGYRLLKAFDGREALKCLGKEEVDLIILDVMMPHMDGIAACMKIREERNMPIIMLSAKNADMDKILGLSIGADDYVGKPFNPLELVARAKSQLRRYHKLNRDTAARTNEHELIFEDLLIDTLRHEVSVDNRKVKLTPREFSILELLARHQGQVLSMEQIYLKVWNEPFLDGGNTVMVHVRNIRDKIELDSKQPRYVQTVWGIGYKLDHPS comes from the coding sequence GTGAACCAAGAAACGATACTGCTGGTAGATGATGAAGTGGAGATTGTGGAACTGCTGGATATCTATTTTCGCAATGAGGGGTACCGGCTGCTTAAGGCATTTGACGGAAGGGAGGCGCTTAAATGCCTTGGCAAGGAAGAAGTGGATCTCATTATACTCGATGTGATGATGCCACATATGGATGGGATTGCCGCCTGCATGAAGATTCGTGAAGAACGCAACATGCCGATTATTATGCTCTCCGCCAAGAATGCCGATATGGACAAAATCCTTGGACTCAGCATCGGTGCAGACGATTATGTGGGCAAGCCGTTTAATCCGCTGGAACTGGTGGCGCGGGCCAAATCGCAGCTGCGCCGTTACCATAAATTGAATCGGGACACTGCTGCCAGAACGAATGAGCATGAACTGATCTTTGAAGATTTGCTGATAGATACACTTCGGCATGAGGTAAGTGTAGACAATCGCAAGGTGAAGCTGACACCCCGCGAGTTTTCTATCCTGGAACTTCTTGCGCGGCATCAGGGACAGGTGCTCAGTATGGAGCAGATTTATCTGAAAGTGTGGAATGAGCCTTTTCTAGATGGTGGCAATACCGTGATGGTGCATGTCCGCAATATCCGCGATAAAATCGAGCTGGACTCCAAGCAACCCCGTTATGTGCAGACCGTATGGGGCATTGGCTACAAACTGGATCATCCATCCTGA
- a CDS encoding alkaline phosphatase, with protein sequence MNKLMRGMIFGGLAAAVVSGATLAGAAKSPANSGGAAKAQSRNLIVLIGDGMGPAQVSAARYFQQYTKGVKHLNLDPYYVGQATTYADRGEDSGKIVSGIVTDSASAGTAFATGHKTYNAGISVSNEDVSRPFASIIEAAESAGKATGLVTTARITHATPAVYASHVRNRDNESAIASQYLESGVDVLMGGGKQFFLTKDEKGKRTDKNLLPDFKAKGYTVVENNTALNALTSKNTKVLGLFGNSHVAYTPDRTPEIPSLAAMTSKALNILSTDKDGFVMMIEGGRIDHAGHANDLPTLVQEALDFDAAFKAAVDFAKKNGNTSVVVTADHETGGLSLSRDNIYEINIDLWNKQKHSSETLAADLEAAQTPEEIHKIVTANTWITDLTDEEVTQIMNGDGSSYKREGAYNAVISKRLLVGWSGHGHSAVDVGVWAYGPIADKVKGQIDNTQIATAGAGILGLDLNKRSAELQSKYVYPKFKISRDNEVLYPAQALVKALGGTYTGTASAAKLAIGKNTIEVDLTGKTAKLNSKAAAYTVDMDNNVLYLPLSAFNQLKGTTLTWDALSERIVLR encoded by the coding sequence ATGAACAAGTTAATGAGGGGCATGATTTTTGGAGGATTGGCGGCAGCCGTAGTATCAGGAGCAACACTTGCAGGTGCGGCCAAGAGCCCGGCTAATTCCGGGGGTGCTGCCAAGGCCCAGTCTAGGAATCTTATCGTTCTGATCGGCGACGGCATGGGCCCGGCCCAAGTGTCTGCGGCAAGATATTTTCAGCAATATACCAAGGGTGTCAAGCACCTGAACCTCGATCCATACTACGTGGGACAAGCTACTACATATGCAGACCGGGGAGAGGACAGCGGGAAAATCGTTTCCGGGATCGTCACAGACTCCGCCTCAGCCGGTACTGCATTTGCTACAGGCCATAAAACCTATAACGCGGGCATCAGCGTCTCGAATGAGGATGTCTCGAGGCCCTTTGCTTCTATTATCGAAGCTGCGGAGAGCGCGGGCAAGGCCACCGGCCTTGTGACCACTGCCCGTATCACCCATGCCACACCAGCCGTATACGCATCCCATGTCCGTAACCGTGACAATGAATCGGCGATTGCCTCACAGTATCTGGAGAGCGGAGTGGATGTGCTGATGGGCGGCGGGAAGCAGTTCTTCCTGACCAAGGATGAGAAGGGTAAACGTACGGATAAGAACCTGCTGCCTGACTTCAAAGCCAAAGGGTACACGGTCGTTGAGAATAACACAGCCTTAAATGCGCTCACTTCCAAAAATACCAAGGTCTTAGGCTTGTTCGGCAACTCTCATGTGGCTTATACTCCAGACCGCACTCCGGAAATTCCGAGCCTGGCAGCGATGACCTCCAAGGCACTGAATATTCTGTCCACGGATAAAGACGGCTTCGTCATGATGATTGAAGGCGGGCGTATCGACCATGCCGGTCATGCCAACGATCTGCCGACCCTCGTGCAGGAAGCACTCGACTTCGACGCAGCCTTCAAGGCAGCCGTTGATTTTGCGAAGAAAAACGGCAACACCTCCGTGGTGGTTACGGCTGACCATGAGACAGGCGGCCTCTCACTCTCACGTGACAATATCTATGAGATCAACATCGATCTGTGGAACAAGCAGAAGCATTCCTCTGAGACGCTGGCAGCGGATCTTGAAGCAGCGCAGACACCGGAAGAGATCCACAAAATCGTAACCGCAAACACCTGGATTACAGATCTGACGGATGAGGAAGTTACCCAGATTATGAACGGTGACGGTTCTTCTTACAAACGGGAAGGTGCATATAATGCAGTGATTTCCAAGCGCCTGCTGGTGGGCTGGTCGGGTCATGGCCACTCTGCGGTGGATGTTGGGGTGTGGGCGTATGGCCCGATTGCTGACAAGGTGAAAGGACAGATCGACAATACGCAGATCGCAACGGCGGGAGCAGGAATACTTGGACTGGATCTGAACAAGCGTTCCGCAGAGCTGCAGTCGAAATATGTCTATCCGAAGTTCAAAATCAGCCGCGACAATGAGGTGCTCTACCCGGCACAGGCACTGGTGAAGGCGCTTGGAGGAACCTATACAGGGACTGCTTCTGCTGCCAAGCTCGCTATTGGAAAGAATACGATCGAGGTCGATCTGACCGGTAAAACAGCGAAGCTGAACAGCAAAGCGGCCGCATACACGGTGGATATGGATAACAATGTACTCTACCTTCCGCTTAGTGCGTTCAACCAGTTGAAGGGCACGACCTTAACTTGGGATGCGTTGTCCGAACGCATTGTACTCAGATAG
- a CDS encoding ATP-binding protein — protein sequence MNTKYISTIRWKFIWAFVLSILSGAALLLAGYRLVNSLVYLKPAEPSALYSLTLKWIINHIGSAPLMTAVGIASFLIFFFIYTRKIVSYLEEITSGIQQITKLDESHRIEVRTSDELGVLAENINIMSERLQHSLLEERRAVESKNELITGVSHDLRTPLTSVLGFLEYIEQDRCREETEIRYYVGIAYQKSLVLHKLIDDLFEYTRVNSSRLPLVLERLDLKAFMRQLAEESVPALTREGMTYELQDDTESLWIEAAPYELVRAYENLIANAIRYGKDGKRLEIGLSCEGNDAVVRISNFGEMIAEGDLPHIFERFYRAERSRSQITGGSGLGLAITKGIVERHHGEITAHSTRSRTDFVTRFPVSS from the coding sequence GTGAACACCAAATATATAAGCACCATCCGCTGGAAGTTTATCTGGGCCTTTGTGCTGAGTATTTTGTCGGGGGCAGCTCTGCTTTTGGCTGGCTATCGGCTGGTCAATTCCTTAGTTTATCTGAAGCCGGCGGAGCCCTCCGCGCTGTACTCGCTTACTTTAAAATGGATAATCAACCATATCGGTTCAGCGCCGCTGATGACTGCTGTCGGGATTGCCAGCTTCCTGATTTTCTTCTTCATCTATACGCGTAAAATCGTCTCGTACCTCGAAGAGATCACCAGCGGTATCCAGCAGATCACGAAGCTTGATGAATCGCACCGGATTGAGGTTCGAACGTCGGACGAGTTGGGGGTACTTGCAGAGAATATCAATATTATGTCTGAGCGGCTACAGCATTCGCTGCTGGAAGAACGCAGGGCTGTCGAGTCCAAAAACGAGCTGATTACCGGTGTATCGCATGATCTCCGCACTCCGTTGACCTCGGTGCTTGGGTTTTTAGAATATATTGAGCAGGACCGCTGCCGGGAAGAGACGGAGATACGTTACTATGTAGGGATTGCCTATCAGAAGTCATTGGTGCTGCACAAGCTGATTGACGACTTGTTTGAATACACGCGGGTTAACAGCAGCAGACTGCCGTTAGTGCTGGAACGGCTCGATCTCAAGGCATTTATGCGCCAGCTTGCGGAGGAATCGGTTCCGGCACTGACCCGTGAAGGCATGACTTATGAACTGCAGGATGATACCGAATCGCTGTGGATTGAAGCGGCTCCTTATGAATTGGTACGTGCGTATGAGAATCTGATTGCCAATGCGATCCGGTACGGGAAGGACGGGAAACGGCTTGAGATTGGACTCAGCTGTGAAGGTAACGATGCAGTTGTACGGATCAGCAATTTCGGCGAGATGATTGCGGAGGGGGATCTTCCACATATTTTTGAGCGGTTCTACCGGGCGGAGCGCTCCAGATCGCAGATTACCGGGGGATCGGGATTGGGTCTGGCGATTACCAAGGGAATTGTGGAAAGGCACCATGGGGAGATTACGGCTCACAGCACCAGATCCCGGACTGACTTTGTTACCCGATTTCCGGTATCCTCCTGA
- the ligA gene encoding NAD-dependent DNA ligase LigA has product MDIMFTMEELVAELNQYNYHYYTMDAPQISDKEYDVLYDKLVAFEAESGIVLPHSPTQRVGGELLKGFTQHRHLGPLWSLDKAQNIEQLRTWNTRVLKLVNDYNTKNPDNPLPEPCYAVELKFDGLTLNLTYRDGALVQAATRGNGVTGEGILAQVKTIKSVPLNIPFKEGVIEVQGEGIMNLSVLADYNTRAAEPLKNARNGAAGALRNLNPKMTADRRLNAFFYNVGYAEGVQFGDHQEMMDFLRSNRFKVNPYLNYFSKFDDVTEQLAEIEESRSGLDYLIDGAVIKVTDFRIREALGYTDKFPRWAVAYKFEAEETTTILESVSWNVGRTGKVTPLARVEAVELAGVTVQNCTLNNVGDIERKNLKFALGTRVFIRRSNDVIPEILGKVTEESDGGEIVFPEECPACGFPLEMRGAHLFCNNKLDCKPQIVSRITHFASRDAMDIETFSEKTAAQLHEELSVREPADLYELTFDQLVKLERFGEKKAANLLKALEDSKGRDLASFLYALGIPNTGKATTRMLADHYRSLEAVMSATAEELAGLPDIGGIVAESIVNYFADPFVVVSIDRMRALGVEAKGAEAPRVVNTNTYFSGKTVVLTGSLQKMTREEAAERLEALGAKVSGSVSKKTDLVIAGEKAGSKLTKAQQLGIQVIEDEDELIRLLEM; this is encoded by the coding sequence ATGGATATTATGTTCACGATGGAAGAACTCGTAGCCGAGCTGAATCAATACAATTATCATTACTACACAATGGATGCACCGCAAATCAGCGACAAGGAATACGATGTGCTCTACGATAAGCTGGTGGCCTTCGAAGCGGAGAGCGGAATTGTATTGCCGCATTCCCCGACGCAGCGGGTAGGCGGGGAGCTGCTGAAGGGCTTCACGCAACACCGCCATCTGGGGCCGCTGTGGAGTCTGGATAAGGCGCAGAACATTGAACAGCTTCGTACCTGGAACACCCGTGTGCTGAAGCTGGTGAATGATTATAATACCAAGAACCCGGACAATCCGCTGCCGGAGCCGTGTTATGCCGTGGAGCTGAAGTTCGACGGTTTGACCCTGAACCTGACCTATCGTGACGGGGCGCTTGTACAAGCTGCTACCCGCGGCAACGGGGTAACAGGTGAGGGAATTCTGGCTCAGGTGAAGACAATCAAGTCCGTCCCGCTGAATATCCCATTCAAGGAAGGCGTTATTGAAGTGCAGGGCGAGGGGATTATGAACCTGTCTGTACTTGCGGATTATAATACCCGCGCAGCAGAGCCGCTGAAGAATGCACGCAATGGGGCGGCGGGCGCGCTGCGCAACCTGAATCCCAAGATGACTGCCGACCGCAGGCTGAATGCCTTCTTTTATAATGTGGGGTATGCAGAGGGTGTACAATTCGGCGATCATCAGGAGATGATGGATTTCCTGCGCAGCAACCGGTTCAAGGTCAATCCTTACCTGAACTATTTCAGCAAATTCGATGATGTGACCGAGCAGCTGGCAGAGATTGAAGAGAGCCGTTCCGGTCTGGATTATCTGATTGACGGAGCAGTGATTAAGGTCACGGACTTCCGCATCCGTGAGGCGCTGGGGTATACCGACAAGTTCCCGCGCTGGGCCGTTGCCTATAAATTCGAGGCCGAAGAGACCACAACCATCCTGGAATCTGTCAGCTGGAATGTCGGCCGTACCGGCAAAGTGACTCCGCTCGCGCGGGTGGAGGCTGTAGAACTAGCCGGGGTTACGGTACAGAACTGTACCCTTAACAACGTGGGTGATATTGAGCGCAAGAATCTGAAGTTTGCACTGGGCACACGGGTATTCATCCGCCGCTCCAATGATGTCATCCCTGAGATTCTGGGCAAGGTGACGGAGGAGAGCGACGGCGGGGAAATTGTATTCCCTGAGGAGTGCCCGGCCTGCGGGTTCCCGCTGGAGATGCGCGGCGCTCATCTGTTCTGCAACAACAAGCTTGACTGCAAGCCGCAGATTGTCAGCCGGATTACCCATTTTGCCTCCAGAGATGCCATGGATATTGAGACGTTCAGTGAGAAGACGGCGGCTCAGCTGCATGAGGAGCTTAGTGTACGGGAGCCTGCGGATCTGTATGAGCTAACCTTCGACCAACTGGTGAAGCTGGAGCGGTTCGGAGAGAAGAAGGCGGCGAATCTGCTGAAGGCACTCGAAGACAGCAAAGGCAGAGATTTGGCATCCTTCCTCTATGCACTCGGCATTCCTAATACCGGCAAAGCCACAACAAGAATGCTGGCCGACCATTACCGCAGCCTGGAAGCCGTCATGTCTGCTACAGCGGAGGAGCTGGCCGGGCTGCCGGATATCGGGGGAATTGTGGCGGAGAGCATCGTGAATTATTTTGCCGACCCGTTCGTAGTGGTTAGCATCGACCGTATGCGTGCGCTGGGGGTAGAGGCCAAGGGGGCTGAAGCTCCGCGTGTAGTCAATACCAATACCTATTTCAGCGGCAAAACAGTTGTCCTGACTGGTTCCCTGCAAAAAATGACCCGCGAGGAAGCCGCCGAACGCCTGGAAGCTCTGGGAGCCAAGGTATCCGGCAGCGTCTCCAAGAAGACTGATCTGGTCATCGCCGGGGAGAAGGCAGGCAGCAAGCTGACCAAAGCCCAGCAGCTCGGCATTCAAGTCATTGAGGATGAAGACGAGCTGATCCGCTTGCTGGAGATGTAA
- a CDS encoding ABC transporter ATP-binding protein: MLQIQNLTKQFTVDGRAVPILDIPLWKVEKGERVAITGPSGSGKSTLLHLISGIMRADSGRIAVDGQPLHELSEAKRDAFRASAIGYVLQDFHLIPSLTARQNVEIAMTARLPQKERRRIVDGWLEQVGLGGRGRHLPSQLSRGQQQRVAIVRAMVNNPPLLLADEPTGSLDWETADEISSLLMELSAAHGHTLIVVTHDLNMAERFPRRLNIRDINEVRRETFPRQRSSSGSVDKEGISL, encoded by the coding sequence TTGCTCCAGATTCAGAATTTGACCAAACAATTCACAGTGGATGGCAGGGCTGTACCGATTCTTGATATCCCCCTTTGGAAGGTTGAAAAGGGAGAGCGCGTAGCCATTACCGGACCCAGCGGGTCCGGTAAAAGCACGCTTTTGCACCTGATCAGCGGCATCATGCGTGCAGACAGCGGCAGAATTGCCGTAGATGGGCAGCCGCTTCATGAGTTGAGCGAGGCGAAGCGCGATGCCTTCCGTGCTTCTGCTATCGGCTATGTGCTGCAGGACTTCCATTTGATTCCTTCGCTGACCGCGCGGCAGAATGTCGAGATTGCTATGACGGCCCGGCTTCCGCAAAAGGAGAGACGGCGCATAGTGGACGGCTGGCTGGAGCAGGTGGGCCTGGGGGGCCGCGGAAGACATCTGCCCTCCCAGCTCTCACGCGGGCAGCAGCAGCGCGTTGCCATTGTGAGGGCCATGGTGAATAACCCGCCGCTTCTGCTGGCGGATGAACCTACAGGCAGCTTGGACTGGGAGACGGCAGATGAGATTTCCTCTCTGCTCATGGAGCTTAGCGCGGCTCATGGACACACCTTAATCGTGGTAACCCATGACCTCAATATGGCTGAACGGTTTCCGCGCCGCTTGAACATCCGGGATATCAATGAAGTGCGCCGGGAGACGTTCCCCCGGCAACGGTCTTCGTCAGGTTCGGTGGACAAGGAGGGGATTTCACTATGA